In Musa acuminata AAA Group cultivar baxijiao chromosome BXJ3-9, Cavendish_Baxijiao_AAA, whole genome shotgun sequence, a single genomic region encodes these proteins:
- the LOC135650155 gene encoding putative lipoxygenase 5: MAASLEIFGSSLLPRTCLLSSSSSPLFGGGEQRNLFFPCKQRRSCTAGRAVRTPVAAVVLTERFARVEAEEKPVRFKVRAAVTVRRKKKEDLKETIANQLDAFSDKIGRNVVLELVSTEFDPRTRKAKTSNMAELKGWFEKKNAKAERVVYTAEFTVDSSFGEPGAIKVLNRHQREFFLESIVVEGFACGPVHFPCNSWVQPTRIHASKRVFFSNKPYLPSQTPSGLRNLRQQELTELRGDGKGQRKLTDRIYDYDVYNDLGNPDKGIEFARPTLGGEKLPYPRRSRTGRAPTSTDKDAETRVEDPLPVYVPRDDQFEEGKQEMLTAGAQKAVLHNLVPMLVAAFSPESHDFKAFHEVDNLFKEGLRLKQSLQDQLFHKIPLVSKIEESSEALLRYDTPDIITKDKFAWLRDDEFARQTLAGINPVNIERLQVFPPVSKLDPAIYGPPESSIKEEHIVSHLNGMSVQQALDEKKLFVLDYHDVYLPFLDRINAHDGRKAYGTRTIFFLTELGTLKPIAIELSLPPVRPGDTRAKRVFTPPTDATSNWLWQLAKAHVCSNDAGVHQLVNHWLKTHACIEPFILAAHRQLSAMHPIFKLLKPHMRYTLEVNAMARQILINGGGVIESGFTPGPVCMEISAAAYRDHWRIDQEGLPADLIRRGMAVEDPTQPHGLSLVIEDYPYATDGLLLWSAIQSWVETYVATYYADAESVQSDYELQSWYAEAVNVGHADKRCAPWWPRLSSPAELSSFLTTLIWLSSAQHAALNFGQYPLGGYIPNRPPLMRRLVPVEGDPEYEHFRADPAKYFLSALPSLTQATTFLTVIDTLSTHSVDEEYLGERPDPYTWTGDGEMVEAFHEFAAEVRRAESEIASRNADPARRNRCGAGVLPYELMAPSSGPGITCRGVPNSVTI; encoded by the exons atggctgcctCTCTGGAGATCTTTGGCTCTTCATTGCTCCCAAGGACCTGCCTCCTTTCTTCTTCCAGCTCGCCGCTGTTTGGAGGAGGCGAGCAGAGGAATCTTTTCTTCCCTTGCAAGCAGAGGAGGAGCTGCACGGCAGGGCGAGCGGTGCGGACTCCGGTGGCCGCCGTGGTGCTGACCGAGAGGTTCGCGAGGGTTGAGGCGGAAGAGAAGCCCGTGAGGTTTAAGGTCAGGGCGGCGGTGACGGtgaggagaaagaagaaggagGATCTAAAGGAGACGATCGCGAACCAGCTCGATGCTTTCTCCGACAAGATTGGGAGGAACGTGGTGTTGGAGCTCGTCAGCACCGAGTTCGATCCAA GAACGAggaaggcgaagaccagtaacatgGCGGAGCTGAAGGGCTGGTTCGAGAAGAAGAACGCCAAGGCCGAGCGGGTGGTCTACACGGCGGAGTTCACGGTGGACTCCAGCTTCGGCGAGCCCGGAGCGATCAAGGTGCTCAACCGGCACCAGAGGGAGTTCTTCCTGGAGAGCATCGTGGTCGAAGGCTTCGCCTGCGGCCCCGTCCACTTCCCTTGCAATTCTTGGGTGCAGCCTACCAGAATCCACGCCAGCAAGCGGGTCTTCTTCAGCAACAAG CCTTATCTGCCATCTCAGACGCCCTCAGGACTGAGGAACCTGAGGCAGCAGGAGCTGACGGAGTTGAGGGGCGACGGCAAGGGCCAGAGGAAGCTGACCGATAGAATCTACGATTACGACGTTTACAATGACTTGGGCAACCCCGACAAGGGGATCGAATTCGCCAGGCCAACCCTGGGAGGGGAGAAGCTGCCTTACCCAAGGAGATCGAGGACAGGGAGAGCCCCCACGAGCACAG ACAAGGATGCTGAGACGCGGGTGGAAGATCCACTGCCCGTGTACGTGCCGCGGGACGACCAATTCGAGGAGGGCAAGCAGGAGATGCTGACGGCAGGGGCTCAAAAGGCCGTGCTCCACAACCTGGTTCCCATGCTTGTCGCCGCCTTCTCCCCGGAGAGCCACGACTTCAAGGCCTTCCACGAGGTGGACAACCTCTTCAAGGAAGGCCTGCGCTTGAAGCAGAGCTTGCAAGATCAGCTCTTTCACAAGATCCCCCTCGTCAGCAAGATTGAAGAGTCGAGCGAAGCCCTCCTCCGTTACGACACCCCCGACATCATCACAA AGGACAAGTTCGCATGGCTGCGCGACGACGAGTTCGCCCGTCAAACTCTGGCAGGCATCAATCCCGTTAACATAGAAAGGCTTCAG GTGTTCCCTCCCGTGAGTAAGTTAGACCCCGCCATCTATGGTCCGCCTGAATCCTCCATCAAAGAAGAACACATCGTCAGCCATCTCAATGGCATGTCTGTTCAACAG GCCTTGGACGAGAAGAAGCTGTTCGTATTGGACTACCATGATGTGTACCTCCCCTTCCTCGATCGGATCAATGCGCACGACGGGCGAAAAGCCTACGGCACTCGCACCATCTTTTTCCTCACCGAGCTGGGAACTCTTAAGCCGATTGCCATCGAGCTGAGTCTGCCGCCCGTGAGACCCGGCGACACTCGGGCAAAGCGCGTCTTCACACCGCCCACCGATGCCACCAGCAATTGGCTTTGGCAGCTCGCCAAGGCGCACGTCTGCTCCAACGACGCCGGCGTCCACCAACTCGTCAACCATTG GTTGAAGACTCACGCGTGCATCGAGCCGTTTATACTGGCAGCTCATCGGCAACTAAGTGCGATGCACCCCATCTTCAAGCTGCTGAAGCCCCACATGAGATACACGCTAGAGGTGAATGCTATGGCTCGCCAAATCCTCATCAACGGCGGCGGAGTGATCGAGTCCGGCTTCACTCCTGGACCTGTTTGCATGGAGATCAGCGCGGCCGCGTACCGCGATCACTGGCGCATCGATCAGGAAGGACTCCCTGCCGATCTCATCAGAAG AGGCATGGCGGTGGAGGACCCGACGCAGCCGCATGGCCTGAGTCTCGTCATAGAAGACTACCCGTACGCCACCGATGGCCTCCTCCTGTGGTCGGCGATCCAGTCGTGGGTCGAGACCTACGTCGCCACCTACTACGCCGACGCCGAGTCCGTCCAGTCCGACTACGAGCTCCAGAGCTGGTACGCCGAGGCCGTCAACGTCGGCCACGCCGACAAGCGATGTGCGCCATGGTGGCCGCGCCTGTCGAGTCCTGCCGAGTTGAGCTCCTTCCTCACCACCCTCATCTGGCTCAGCTCGGCCCAGCACGCGGCCCTCAACTTCGGCCAGTACCCCCTCGGCGGTTACATACCGAACCGGCCGCCGCTGATGCGCCGGCTCGTCCCGGTGGAAGGCGACCCGGAGTACGAGCACTTCCGGGCTGACCCGGCCAAGTACTTCTTGTCCGCGCTGCCGAGCCTGACTCAGGCGACCACGTTCCTGACGGTGATCGACACCCTGTCGACGCACTCGGTGGACGAGGAGTACCTGGGGGAGAGACCGGACCCATACACGTGGACGGGGGACGGCGAGATGGTGGAGGCGTTCCACGAGTTCGCGGCGGAGGTGAGGCGGGCCGAGTCGGAGATCGCGAGTCGGAACGCGGACCCGGCGAGGCGGAACCGGTGCGGCGCCGGGGTGTTGCCGTACGAGTTGATGGCTCCGAGTTCGGGACCGGGAATCACGTGCCGAGGGGTGCCCAACAGCGTGACCATCTGA
- the LOC103998166 gene encoding protein BIG GRAIN 1-like encodes MERCSRSKNPSFSSSLLDAIYRSMDDEHGDKSHRRAPGRSSNHKKQAEQPTVAPSTDHCHYRPSVTEYHRRSVPPTSSSSSSSSSSSSSASSTTPTAATTSSSSAGFSSSSDVESIRSDRIPRPDLLDPGKKKKKSKCGSIRTGLRSLRKSREPASAAVAGSSPASPGARLASFLNALFASAGSPKKPKIPIPAAASVAAAAGGGGEDSACSSSTSSCRRSCLSKTPTAADRRRASGADAGKRSVRFYPVSVIVDEDSQPCGHKRLQDDAGNTVAPVAARVEELLRAAGAEVEAEEEGDGDGSESSSDLFELENLTVMMRGGRFRNELPVYETTDPHTNRAIAQGLIH; translated from the coding sequence atgGAGCGATGTAGCCGATCGAAAAACCCGTCGTTCTCCTCGTCTCTGCTCGACGCCATCTACCGCTCCATGGACGATGAGCACGGCGATAAGAGCCACCGGAGAGCACCCGGCCGTTCCTCCAACCACAAGAAGCAAGCGGAGCAACCCACGGTGGCACCCTCCACCGATCACTGCCATTACCGACCCAGCGTCACCGAATACCACCGCCGCAGCGTCCCTCCCACTtccagctcctcctcctcctcctcctcctcctcctcctcagcttCCTCCACCACACCCACCGCCGCCACCACAAGCAGCAGCTCCGCTGGCTTCTCCTCGTCGTCCGACGTCGAGTCCATCCGATCGGACCGCATCCCTCGGCCCGATCTCCTGGACCcggggaaaaagaagaagaaatccaaGTGCGGATCGATCCGTACCGGGCTCCGGAGTCTGAGGAAGAGCCGGGAGCCCGCCTCGGCTGCGGTGGCAGGATCGTCGCCGGCGTCTCCAGGAGCGCGGCTTGCGAGCTTCCTCAACGCGCTGTTCGCCTCCGCGGGGAGCCCCAAGAAACCCAAGATACCTATTCCCGCCGCTGCGTCGGTGGCGGCCGCGGCAGGTGGAGGTGGGGAGGACTCGGCGTGCTCGTCTTCCACGTCCAGTTGCAGGCGCTCGTGTCTGAGCAAAACGCCAACGGCGGCGGACCGGCGGCGGGCGTCGGGGGCCGATGCGGGGAAGCGGTCGGTGCGGTTCTACCCGGTAAGCGTGATCGTCGACGAGGACTCCCAGCCCTGCGGCCACAAGCGCCTCCAGGACGACGCGGGCAATACGGTGGCGCCGGTGGCGGCGAGGGTGGAGGAGCTGCTGAGGGCGGCGGGGGCGGAGGTGGAGGCAGAGGAGGAGGGCGACGGCGACGGAAGCGAGTCGAGCTCGGATCTGTTTGAATTGGAGAATCTGACGGTTATGATGCGCGGTGGACGGTTCCGCAATGAGCTACCCGTGTATGAGACCACCGACCCTCACACTAATCGCGCCATCGCTCAAGgtttgatccattag
- the LOC103998048 gene encoding transcription factor MYB1 produces the protein MCSKVVYKSLYRRECDRKARREMGRRPCCSKEGLNRGAWSAREDQILTDYITIHGEGKWRDLPESAGLKRCGKSCRLRWLNYLRPDIKKGNITEDEENLIVRLHALLGNRWSLIAGRLPGRTDNEIKNYWNTYLGKKTSPQLCIRGSSRRKENKKGESSVEEVKARDGQPSQVIRTTAVRCNKVYLPSLREELLPTDNYHSYELTHHNESTSSLVLRDAGPVDFLADFDMDELISSFEDDGLLQRCIDEAHDDGNFNSLWFCDAMQQDAREGTGCPESHAAFELESLASPMDSAEGEQKN, from the exons ATGTGCTCCAAGGTGGTCTATAAGTCCTTGTATCGGCGTGAATGTGATCGGAAAGCGAGGAGAGAGATGGGGAGAAGGCCTTGTTGCTCCAAGGAGGGACTCAACAGAGGAGCGTGGTCTGCTCGAGAAGACCAGATCCTTACTGACTACATTACGATACATGGCGAGGGTAAGTGGCGAGACCTCCCCGAGAGTGCAG GGTTGAAAAGGTGCGGTAAAAGCTGCAGGCTCCGGTGGCTGAACTACTTGAGGCCGGACATCAAGAAAGGCAACATCACGGAAGATGAAGAGAACCTCATCGTCAGGCTCCATGCACTTCTGGGAAATAG ATGGTCGCTCATAGCAGGCAGATTACCGGGGAGAACCGACAATgaaatcaagaactactggaacacgtACCTCGGCAAGAAAACGTCGCCTCAGCTCTGCATCAGAGGATCATCAAGACGGAAGGAAAACAAGAAAGGAGAGTCGTCGGTAGAAGAAGTGAAGGCAAGGGATGGGCAACCGAGTCAGGTGATTCGGACCACGGCTGTGAGGTGCAACAAGGTCTACCTCCCATCGCTACGAGAAGAGCTACTACCGACCGATAATTACCATAGCTATGAGCTTACTCACCACAACGAGAGCACGTCTTCGTTGGTCCTTCGAGATGCTGGCCCTGTCGATTTTCTTGCGGACTTCGACATGGATGAACTCATTTCGAGCTTCGAGGATGATGGCCTCTTGCAacgatgtattgacgaagcccacGATGACGGCAACTTCAACTCGCTATGGTTCTGCGACGCCATGCAGCAAGATGCGAGAGAAGGTACTGGCTGCCCGGAATCGCATGCAGCCTTTGAGCTTGAAAGCTTGGCTTCTCCGATGGATTCTGCAGAAGGCGAGCAAAAGAATTAA